The Hyla sarda isolate aHylSar1 chromosome 2, aHylSar1.hap1, whole genome shotgun sequence genome includes the window ccagcggagaggaactactccatcggggatcgagagcttctggccattaaattagcacttgaggaatggaggcatttgctggagggatcaagttctcctgttattatctacaccgaccacaaaaacctctcctacctccagtctgcccaacggctgaatcctcgccaggcccggtggtctctgttctttgcccgatttaattttgagattcactttcgtcctgccgataagaacattagggccgatgctctctctcgttcctcggatgcctcagaagttgaactctctccgcaacacatcattccacctgactgcctgatctccacttctcctgcctccatcaggcagactcctccaggaaagacctttgtttctcctcgccaacgcctcggaatcctcaaatggggtcactcctcccatctcgcaggtcatgcgggtatcaagaaatctgtgcaactcatctcccgcttctattggtggccgactctggagacggatgttgcggactttgtgcgagcctgcactatctgtgcccgggataagactcctcgccagaagcccgctggttttcttcatcctctgcctgtccccgaacagccttggtctctgattggtatggattttattactgatttacccccttcccgtggcaacactgttatttgggtggtcgttgatcgattctccaaaatggcacatttcatccctcttcctggtcttccttctgcgcctcagttggctaaacaattttttgtacacatttttcgtcttcacgggttgcctacgcagattgtctcggatagaggcgtccaattcgtgtctaaattctggagggctctctgtaaacaactcaagattaaattaaatttttcttctgcatatcatccccagtccaatggacaagtagaaaggattaaccagatcttgggtgattatttgcgacattttgtttcctcccgccaggatgactgggcagatctcctcccatgggccgaattctcgtataacttcagggtctctgagtcttcctccaaatccccatttttcgtggtgtacggccgtcaccctcttccccccctccctactcccttgccctctggtctgcccgctgtggatgaaatttctcgtgacctttccatcatatggagagagacccaaaattctctcttacaggcttcatcacgcatgaagaagttcgcggataagaaaagaagagctccccccgttttttcccctggagacaaggtatggctctccgctaaatatgtccgcttccgtgtccctagctacaagttgggaccacgctatcttggtcctttcaaagttttgtgtcaaattaatcctgtctcttataaacttcttcttcctccctctcttcgtatccctaatgcctttcacgtctctcttctcaaaccactcatcctcaaccgtttttctcccaaatctgttcctcccactcctgtttccggctcctcggacgtcttctcggtcaaggaaattttagctgccaaaaaggtcagagggaaaaatttttttttagtggactgggagggttgtggtcctgaagagagatcctgggaacctgaggacaacatcctagacaaaagtttgctcctcaggttctcaggctctaagaagagggggagacccaaggggggggggtactgttacgccgagcgctccgggtccccgctcctccccggagcgctcgcttcactctccccgcggcagcgctccggtcacgtcctctgacccggggcgctgcgattccgctgccagccgggatgcgattcgcgatgcgggtagcgcccgctcgcgatgcgcaccccggctcccctacctgactcgctctccgtctgttctgtcccggcgcgcgcggccccgctccctagggcgcgcgcgggtctctgcgatttaaagggccactgcgccgctgattggcgcagtggttccaattactgtgttcacctgtgcacttccctatatcacctcacttcccctgcactccctggccggatcttgttgccttagtgccagtgaaagcgttccttgtgtgttccttgcctgtgtttccagaccttctgccgttgcccctgactacgatccttgctgcctgccccgaccttctgctacgtccgaccttgcttttgcctactcccttgtaccgcgcctatcttcagcagccagagaggtgagccgttgctagtggatacgacctggtcactaccgccgcagcaagaccatcccgctttgcggcgggctctggtgaaaaccagtagtggcttagaaccggtccactagcacggtccacgccaatccctctctggcacagaggatccactacctgccagccggcatcgtgacaccaacctaatgtgggggaactatacaaaaatataaaattgtactattctgatccctataactattttatttttctgtaaatggggatgtatgaggtcattttttgcgctgtgatttgtagtttttatcggtaccatttttgttttgatgggacttttcaattgctttttttttagatatttttatggtatttgaagtgaccaaaaatgtgcaaatctggttagtgcactattacgacttttggggccccacttttgattttgcctagggccacgctaagcctaaaaccggccctgccaaTGGGAAATTACCTATTACCATGTTTAAACTGCACATTTTTTAAGTTATTtgcaaatataggagctcaccagACCTCAATAATCTACACAGACCAATGAGGCACGTGCTATTAATCCATAGTGCAAGACCCTGATTCCGGCTCTATGGTCAATATGTCACcagaggaggatgggggggggggggagctgactgagaagacaggttgagttttattttatttgttttccttccacaaacatttttttatgaactTTTAATTATAAACATAAGGAAAGGGGGTGAAAGTGGTCGTGTGTAGCCCCCACAGGACGGCCATGAAACCGATGGACACAGTAGGTACTGTTACCATGTGATGTGTGGGGGCCAAGATACAGTTATATTGTGTAACTAAAGAAGGGCTGTCAATCAGCTGACCCAAAGATCTGGTGTAATAATATGTATGTTAGAaaagcatataaatatatataaaattgtactgACATATTCTTGGTTTCTTTTAAAAgagctatataaaaaaaactaaggaAAAAAGTCCATAATTCTTTTCTACATATTTTCTTTTGTATTGGACTTTacacagaaaacaataaaatataatgtggACACCtacaaatgtacaaatatatccAAGTACAACCCCATCTGAaatgtattttttgtttgttttttttaaccaccGAGCAGTCACAGAAATGTTAATACATATAAGGTACAGACCTGCAGGTTTATTTAAATGGAACTGTCAgaataaaaacctttttatatgttgtatatctgacaaaacattaacctttgtagTAAAAGAAGAGAATTGGCAGAATTACAGACacataaggttatattcagatgaaTTCATGTTGAAAGAGATTTTGGAAAACCCTGTTGAAATGTGGATTCAGCCATTACTAGTTTTACTTGACTGTGGAAACACTAAATATCAGCAAATGTGATGCCAGGATTGTCTGCATAAAGATCTACAACACTGCGGACCAATCAGTATGCAGCATGATGGTGTTTCCGAGATAAACCAAAGAATGACATCACAGATGTGACATCATCGAGTTCCGAGCCTATAGAAAAACCTGCCTGACAATCTGATTACACAGAGAGAGTTGGACAGAGACAGCGGCTTTTGCTTAGCGAATCTTTCCTTTATCTCAGCgattttttgttgtttctttgTGCCATGGAGATCCAGGGATTAGGGTTCTTGCCTCTCCTTTGGGTCACATGGAACCTTTTGGGCCTCAGCACTGTTGTCACCTTGACCATCGCCCTAGGACATAACAGACAGCCGTTTATCAGTGACACGGCTGTAGGACATCCTGAGTGGATAATATATAAGGTTGTGTTCTTTGGTGCACCCATCATAGGAGTTGCCGTCGCCTACCTGCAGTACCGATTTATGTTCCTGCGCTCTGAACCATCTGCAAAGCATTTTAGGATTTACCAGAAGATCTTGTTTACCTTAGGATGCATCGTGTGCATAGGAACAGCCCTGAATGGCGTATTTACTATGGGGAACAATCCTACAATACACAGGATCAGCTCAggtatggcatttttttgtggAGCCATATATAATATGTGCCAAGCTGGATTCCTTTACAAAAGGTCCTACAGCAGCCGGATTCTTTGCCATATAAGGCTGGCCTCCACCTTAGTGACTTCTGTGGTACTGCTGCTCTTCAGTGCTGGTCAGGTCTCCTTCTATATGGAGCTGTGCACCGGACACTGCGAGGCGATTATCTATGTCCCCGTCTTGGTGGCTGAATACCTGGGATTTTGCGGCGTCACGTTATACCAAGTGACCAGCTACACAGATTTTCAGCATCTGTCATTGAAGATTTCCAGAAATGACATTAACGTCAGCCTGAGGACCAAGATACCGGACCCGGAACAGAACCCTCCAGTGGAATAGTGAAGACTGAGGCCTATGACTACAGCCGGGGAGCCGAGAACGGACATTTATCCTGTGTATTAttcttaataaatatatatatttatatatataaaaaaaacatgtctcaTCCTTCTCTTAACACCTGCCATTGGGGAAGAGTCAGAAAGCACATCACAGGGTTCTGCACTGGCATAATGTGGTCTGCTTAGCATGACACCATCATGGGTTGAAATGTAAattaggtttaaccccttaaggacctagggcgtatggatacgccctgggtttcTGGTACTTCAGGACCCagggcttatccatacgcccgtgggaatttcagtccctgccgtgcgccgggcggggaccggatcggggtgcctaatgatatcgatcagcaggcaccccgcgcaaatgctcaGAGGGGTCATCataccccccatgttggcgatcgtcgcaaatcgcaagtgaattcacacttgcaatttgcaccgattccaggtcatatgggtctatggtgacccggcgacccagaatataagggggatcgtggttgtctaagacacccactatccccctgaagggataggagtgaggtggcagaagtgccaccccttctatccctgctcttggtggtctagacgcagatcgggggcgggggggggggttgactttcgttgcccccgttctgcccatccacaataggcagggcagaacggggaaccgacaaAGGAACGggggcagaagatccacttacccatccggaggctgcgggcgatggtgatcggcgggcagcgatgtcgtgcggcagaagaggacgtctccctggatcctacggaaatcggtaagttgcctagcaacatctggagggctatagtctgagaccactattcagtggtctctagactttacccctacagatgttgcaaaactacaactcccagcatgcccagacagctgtttgggcatgctggaatatgtagttttgcaacagctggagggctacagtttgagaccactatacagtggtctctaaactgtatccctccagatcttgcaaaactacaactcctagcatgcccaaacagctgtttgctgtctgggcatgctgggatttgtagttttgcaacatctggaggtccacggtttggagatcactgtgcagtggtctataaactgtagccctccagatattgcaaaactgcaaatcccagcatgcccaaacagcaaacagcagaGTTGTTGTTGcatacctccatctgttgcataactacatctcccagcatgcccttcggtgatcactacatgctaggagttgtagttttgcaacagctggaggcacactggttggaaaatactgagttaggtaacagaacctaactgaaggttttccaaccagtgtgcctccagctgttgcaaaagtacaactcccagcatgcaaggtcagtcagtgcatgctgggagttgtagttttgaaacagctggaggtttgcccccccccccccatgtgaatgtacagggtgcattcacacaggcaggtttaaagtaagtttcctgcttcaagtttgggctgcggcaaatatttctccgcagtgcaaactcctagcggtaagctggCTGTAAACCTgtcagtgcgaacgtaccctaaaaacactacactacactcccttacactgttacccacaataaaaaaagaaaaacattttgtacagcagtgtttccaaaacagagcctcaagctgtggcaaaacaacaactcccagcatttctggacagccactgactgtccaggcatgctgggagtttagcaacagctggagtcaccctgtttgggaatcactggcgtacaatacccctatgtccacccctatgcaatccctaatttagtcctcaaatgcgcatggcgctctcattcacttcggagccctgtcgtatttcaaggaaacagtttagggccacatatgtggtatttccgtacttgggagaaattgcattaaaaattttgtggggctttttctccttttaccccttatgaaaaggaaaagttgggtgctacaccagcctgttagtgtaaaaaaaattaaatgtttacactaacatgctggtgttgccccatactttttattttcacaagcggtaaaaggaaaaaaagacccccaaaatttgtaacgcaatttctcctgagtaaaatGCGTAAAATGCTAtgctggcgcacaacaaggttcaggagtgagagcgtgccatgtacatttgaggcctaaattggtgatttgcacagggtggctgattttacagcggttctgacataaatgcaaaaaaagaaatactcacatgtgaccccattttggaaactatacccctcacggaaggtgataaggggtatagtgagccttaacatcccacaggtgtttgacaaattttcattaaagttggatggaaaaatgaaaaaaaaagatttttttcactaaaatgctggtgttaccctaaatttttcattttcacaaggggaaataggaaaaaagccccccaaaatgtttaaccccatttctcctgagtaagaaaataccccatatgtggatgtaaagtgctctgtgggcgaactacaatgctcagaagagaaggagcgccattgggatattgaagagaaaatttgtccggaattgaaggccacgtgtgtttacaaagcccccatagctcCAAACCAAtggacccacccacatgtgacccccttttggaaaccacacccctcatgggtgctgtgagcatttatgccccacaagtgtctgacagatttttggaacagtggtccctgaaaatgaaacattaaatttttcatttgcacagcccactgttccaaagatatgtcaaacgccagtggggtgttaatgctcactgcaccccttattaaattctgtgaggggtggagtttccaaaattgggtcacatgtgtggggtccactgttctggcaccacgggggactttgtaaacgcacatggcccctgactaccattccaaacaaattatctttccaaaagctcaatggcgctcctcctcttctgagcattgtagtgcgccagcagagcacttgacttccacacatggggtatttccattctcagaagaaatggggttacacattttggggtcattttctcctattaccccttataaaaatgtaaaatttagggaacaaaatgcattttagtaaaaaaaaaatgttttcttcatttacacatccaactttaataaaaagccgtcaaacacctgtaagtagataaggctcactgtacaccttgttacattccttaaggggtgtagtttccaaaatattatgccatgtgaatattttttgctgttctggcagcacaggggcttcctaaatgcgacatgcccccaaaaaaacattacagcaaaatttgctttcaaaaagccaaatgtgactccttctcttctgagcattgtagttcgcccgcagagcattttacgtcctaacatggggtatttccatactcataagagatggggttacacattttggagggcattttctcccattaccttttgtaaaaaaattgtaaatttggggaaaaaactgcactttagtgaaaatgtttttttttcatttacacatccaattttaacgaaaagtcgtcaaacacctgtggggtgttaaggctaactggacacctttttacgtgccttgaggggtgtagtttccaaaatggtatgccatgtggggctttctgctgttctggcaccataagggctttccaaatgcgacatgccccccaaaaaccttttcagcaaaattcattctccaaaatccaattgttgctcctacccttctgagtcctctactgtgcccgccgaacacttgacatacacatatgaggtatttccttacttgagagaaattggtttacaaattttgggtggctttttctcttattaccacttgtaaaaattcaaaaactgggtctacaagaacatgcaagtgtaaaaaatgaagatttagaattttctctttcactttgttgctattcctgtgaaacacctaaagggttaacacacttactgaatgtcattttggatactttgagtggtgcggttattataatggggtcatttgtggggtatttctaatatgaaggcccttcaaatccacttaaaaactgaactggttctgaaaaattcagattttgaaaattttgtgaaaatctgaaaattgctgctgaactttgaagccctctgatgtcttccgaaagtaataaaacatgtcaactttatgatgcaaacataaagtagacatattgtatatgtgaatcaatatataattgatttggaatatccattttccttataagcagagagcttcaaagttttttcatcaaattttggaatttttcaccaagaaatgatgcaagtatcaacaaaattttaccactaacataaagtagaatatgtcacgaaaaaatctcggaatcagaatgaaaagtaaaagcatctcagagttattaatgcttaaagtgacagtggtcagatgttcaaaaaatggccgggtccttaaggtataaatgggctgggtcattaaggggttaagaagaatcCTCTTCCatacttagggtacgttcccacacggcgtattttgctgcgtatttgctgcgtatttggtgctgcgtattttcctacccattgacttcaacagagaaaataaaatacgcagcagcaaatacgcagcaaatacgcagcaaatacggcgtgtgggaatgtaccctcatGGTAAAACCttatttcctctagatgtagaggcagCCAGCTTGTCATGGTTACAGATCTCTGATCTGCTCATTGACATATTTCTAATGAAAATggtttttttcttatatttggaAGTCTTCATCTACCCCCGATTAGTTGGCACCAAGTGAACTGTACAGTAAGTTTGAATGGACTGTAACAACTAATTTGGACTAAAATGTGTATAATTGCACTGGTGGCAAAAAAACAGTTCACCAGATGACCATTTAGTGGTTGTTCAACCATTAACCTACTGCTTTTAGGCAACTGAAGAGATCTCGTATCAGAAATGTTTGGCTTTCCATATGACATTATGttaaaaagaaatctaaaaacaGACTTTTAGCCCTGTAGAGCAGAGGTGTCAAACTAATTTTCACCAAGGGCCACATGAGCCTTATAGTTGTCTTCAAAGGTCTGCAGGTCTTGTGTTTCCTTAtgctcctatatagtagttaggtcccccaCACTTCCCCAATATAGTACTTAGGTCCCCTCAGTGCTAACATATAGCAgttaggcctctatactgccacCATATTGTAGTGTGCCTCCCGCACTCCcaacatatagtagttaggatcACCACACTGCACCcaaatagagatgtcgcgaattgttcgcccgcgaacagttcccggcgaacttagcatgttcatatcgccgggcgaacatatgtgaagttcgatccgccccctatactttaacatttaagtaaactttgaccctgtgagtcagagtcagcagacacattacagccaatcagcatcagtccctcccttccagaccctcctacctctttcacggacgccattttagcctcattcagcatgctgcaggcttaggaagtggagggttagagaagctgctcctgctgtatagggaaagtgatagctaggttgctgctaggtggtgtatttagGGTCCAGT containing:
- the LOC130357362 gene encoding DNA damage-regulated autophagy modulator protein 1-like, with the translated sequence MEIQGLGFLPLLWVTWNLLGLSTVVTLTIALGHNRQPFISDTAVGHPEWIIYKVVFFGAPIIGVAVAYLQYRFMFLRSEPSAKHFRIYQKILFTLGCIVCIGTALNGVFTMGNNPTIHRISSGMAFFCGAIYNMCQAGFLYKRSYSSRILCHIRLASTLVTSVVLLLFSAGQVSFYMELCTGHCEAIIYVPVLVAEYLGFCGVTLYQVTSYTDFQHLSLKISRNDINVSLRTKIPDPEQNPPVE